A stretch of Janibacter endophyticus DNA encodes these proteins:
- a CDS encoding formate--tetrahydrofolate ligase: MTTDAHPFPSDLEIAGAATLRPMDEIATALGLEPDDVEDYGRDLAKIDLARFDLAALAASTRPQGRLVVVTAVTPTPLGEGKTTVCVGLSQGLRRLGTNAVVTLRQPSMGPTFGIKGGAAGGGYSQVVPMDKLNLHLTGDFHAITAAHNLLAAMIDNHLHFGNELDLDARNITWRRVLDVNDRSLRDIVVGLGDRVDGVPRQTGFDITAASELMVLMTLATSLKDLRERLGRIVIGYSTTGDPVTAEQLGAAGAMAVVLRDALKPNLMQTLEGGPALVHLGPFGNIATGTSSIIADRIALDHADVVVTEAGFGSDMGAERFFNVKCRVGGLTPDVAVVVVTVRALKAHSGRFDIRAGRALPEELLTESPEDVRAGLANLRKHVEIVRSFGVSPVIAINAFPQDHDSEHAVISELAEELGVRWAVTRHVAKGGAGAEELSRAVLAACDDDVDFRFTYPLEASLTEKIEAVATRVYGADGIDVAPAAAKALAEYERLGFGELPVVIAKTHLSISSDPALLGAPTGWRMPVREVRANVGAGYVYAICGDMRTMPGLSRHPNAERIDISADGMISGLS, encoded by the coding sequence GTGACCACGGACGCTCACCCCTTCCCCTCCGACCTCGAGATCGCCGGCGCCGCAACCCTGCGCCCGATGGACGAGATCGCCACCGCCCTGGGCCTCGAGCCCGACGACGTCGAGGACTACGGCCGTGACCTGGCCAAGATCGACCTCGCTCGTTTCGACCTCGCGGCACTAGCCGCCTCCACCAGGCCGCAGGGCCGTCTCGTCGTCGTCACCGCCGTGACGCCGACCCCGCTCGGGGAGGGCAAGACGACCGTCTGCGTCGGGCTGAGCCAGGGCCTGCGGCGGCTCGGGACCAACGCCGTCGTCACCCTGCGCCAGCCGTCGATGGGGCCGACCTTCGGCATCAAGGGCGGGGCCGCCGGTGGCGGCTACAGCCAGGTCGTGCCGATGGACAAGCTCAACCTCCACCTCACCGGCGACTTCCACGCGATCACTGCGGCGCACAACCTGCTCGCCGCGATGATCGACAACCACCTCCACTTCGGCAACGAGCTCGACCTCGACGCGCGCAACATCACCTGGCGACGGGTCCTCGACGTCAACGACCGCTCGCTGCGCGACATCGTCGTCGGTCTCGGTGACCGCGTCGACGGTGTGCCTCGGCAGACCGGCTTCGACATCACGGCGGCGAGCGAGCTCATGGTCCTCATGACCCTGGCCACCTCGCTCAAGGACCTCCGTGAGCGCCTGGGCCGGATCGTGATCGGATACTCCACGACGGGCGACCCCGTCACCGCCGAGCAGCTCGGCGCCGCCGGCGCGATGGCGGTCGTCCTGCGCGATGCCCTCAAGCCCAACCTCATGCAGACGCTCGAGGGCGGACCCGCGCTCGTCCACCTCGGCCCCTTCGGCAACATCGCGACCGGTACCTCCTCGATCATCGCCGACCGCATCGCGCTCGACCACGCCGACGTGGTCGTGACCGAGGCCGGCTTCGGCTCCGACATGGGGGCCGAGCGCTTCTTCAACGTCAAGTGCCGCGTCGGCGGCCTCACCCCGGACGTGGCCGTCGTCGTCGTGACCGTCCGTGCGCTCAAGGCACACTCGGGGCGCTTCGACATCCGCGCCGGCCGGGCACTGCCCGAGGAGCTGCTCACCGAGTCCCCCGAGGACGTGCGGGCCGGGCTGGCCAACCTGCGCAAGCACGTCGAGATCGTGCGGTCCTTCGGGGTCTCCCCCGTCATCGCGATCAACGCCTTCCCCCAGGACCACGACAGCGAGCACGCGGTGATCAGCGAGCTCGCCGAGGAGCTCGGGGTGCGCTGGGCGGTGACCCGGCACGTCGCAAAGGGTGGCGCCGGCGCGGAGGAGCTGTCCCGGGCCGTGCTCGCCGCCTGCGACGACGACGTCGACTTCCGCTTCACCTATCCGCTCGAGGCGAGCCTGACCGAGAAGATCGAGGCCGTCGCGACGCGGGTCTACGGCGCGGACGGCATCGACGTCGCACCGGCCGCCGCCAAGGCGCTCGCGGAGTACGAGCGGCTGGGCTTCGGCGAGCTGCCGGTCGTCATCGCCAAGACCCACCTGTCGATCAGCTCCGACCCCGCGCTCCTCGGGGCGCCCACAGGCTGGCGGATGCCGGTCCGCGAGGTGCGCGCCAACGTCGGCGCAGGCTACGTCTACGCGATCTGCGGGGACATGCGGACGATGCCGGGCCTGTCCCGCCACCCCAACGCCGAGCGCATCGACATCTCCGCCGACGGCATGATCTCCGGACTCTCCTGA
- a CDS encoding SDR family NAD(P)-dependent oxidoreductase, with the protein MSKALHDKVVVVTGGNSGIGEGIVREASAQGARVVIDYVSEPEHAAQMVEELGGPERAIAVEADVSSVADLTRLKDAAVEAFGRIDVWVNNAGVELHQQLLTLTEERYDLQMAINLKGATFGTKIAAEQFIAQGGGGVVINTSSTHEDWPMPSDLTYCISKGGMRMLARTAGVELGPHGIRVVNVAPGAIETPINTGDDAAHKAALRAAIPLRHLGTPEQMGKVTCFVASDAAAYITATTIFADGGLMQQPGAT; encoded by the coding sequence GTGAGCAAGGCGCTGCATGACAAGGTCGTCGTCGTCACCGGCGGCAACAGCGGCATCGGCGAGGGCATCGTCCGTGAGGCGTCCGCGCAGGGGGCGAGGGTCGTCATCGACTACGTCTCCGAGCCCGAGCATGCTGCCCAGATGGTCGAGGAGCTCGGTGGCCCCGAGCGGGCGATCGCCGTCGAGGCCGACGTCAGCTCGGTCGCCGACCTCACGCGTCTCAAGGACGCGGCCGTCGAGGCCTTCGGTCGCATCGACGTGTGGGTCAACAACGCCGGCGTCGAGCTCCACCAGCAGCTGCTGACCCTCACCGAGGAGCGCTACGACCTCCAGATGGCGATCAACCTCAAGGGCGCGACCTTCGGCACCAAGATCGCCGCCGAGCAGTTCATCGCCCAGGGCGGTGGGGGGGTCGTCATCAACACGAGCAGCACCCACGAGGACTGGCCGATGCCCAGCGACCTCACCTACTGCATCTCCAAGGGGGGCATGCGGATGCTCGCCCGGACCGCCGGCGTCGAGCTCGGCCCGCACGGTATCCGCGTCGTCAACGTCGCGCCGGGCGCCATCGAGACCCCGATCAACACGGGTGACGACGCGGCCCACAAGGCGGCGCTGCGGGCCGCGATCCCCCTTCGCCACCTGGGGACGCCCGAGCAGATGGGCAAGGTGACCTGCTTCGTCGCCTCCGACGCGGCCGCCTACATCACCGCGACGACGATCTTCGCCGACGGCGGTCTCATGCAGCAGCCCGGGGCGACCTGA
- a CDS encoding ATP-dependent DNA helicase, with protein sequence MPAQPPLDDLLAAAVGGVGGSTRTGQVEMARAVAAAVETGEHLLVQAGTGTGKSLAYLVPAVAHAMRSGRPAVVATATLALQAQIVDRDMPRLAASLAGPLGRRPTYALVKGRRNYVCRHKLVGGFPDDDPGLLDLGEVDAAAGRLGQEVVRLREWAQESESGDRDELVPGVSERAWRQVSVSAEECLGSRCPELAECFVERSRQAAKDVDVVVTNHSFMAIDAFEGRHLLPPHDVLVVDEAHELVDRVTSTITDELTAGAIRGAAKRAGKMVDSTDELEDLAVALESQLEEAPEGRMRAGLPDALALTVGRLREVSRGLLTELKPEKGADVDGGRQVALAAMEALFDVAGRILEERDLDVVWLSKDPRRGPVLRVAPMSVAMLVRDKIFEDDSPSEAGEEGPTSRTVVLTSATLELGGTFDAVAGTLGLRGEGAPPWRGLDVGSPFAYPEQAIAYVAEHLPAPGRDGLAPQTLDEIEELVRAAGGRTLGLFSSMRAAREASEAMRERLGDDYPVLCQGEDQITTLVREFAKDPRTCLFGTLTLWQGVDVPGSSCQLVLIDRIPFPRPDDPLSSARAEEIGRRGGNGFMAVSATHAALRLAQGAGRLVRRGDDRGVVAFLDHRMVKARYAGFLQRSLPPFWPTTDKQLVLGALRRLDETAPPPMPVADPARRGLTGAVVAGGVAASTDADGAEHPRPVAVDPGPAGGARTAVTKGVGWGQQDDDELRDGADLGLTLEELVRQSGRSAESVRARATALGLEVPD encoded by the coding sequence GTGCCAGCCCAGCCCCCTCTCGACGACCTGCTCGCGGCCGCCGTGGGTGGCGTCGGCGGGTCGACCCGGACCGGCCAGGTCGAGATGGCGCGGGCCGTCGCCGCGGCCGTCGAGACCGGCGAGCACCTCCTCGTCCAGGCCGGCACCGGCACCGGCAAGTCGCTCGCCTACCTCGTCCCCGCCGTCGCCCACGCGATGCGCAGCGGCCGCCCGGCTGTCGTCGCGACGGCCACGCTCGCGCTCCAGGCCCAGATCGTCGACCGTGACATGCCCCGGCTCGCCGCGTCCCTCGCGGGACCGCTCGGCCGCCGCCCGACCTACGCGCTCGTCAAGGGCCGGCGCAACTACGTGTGCCGGCACAAGCTCGTCGGCGGCTTCCCCGATGACGACCCCGGCCTGCTCGACCTCGGTGAGGTCGACGCCGCCGCCGGACGGCTCGGCCAGGAGGTCGTCCGCCTGCGCGAGTGGGCGCAGGAGAGCGAGTCCGGCGACCGCGACGAGCTCGTCCCGGGCGTCTCCGAGCGGGCCTGGCGCCAGGTGTCGGTGAGCGCCGAGGAGTGCCTCGGCAGCCGGTGCCCCGAGCTCGCCGAGTGCTTCGTCGAGCGCTCCCGCCAGGCCGCCAAGGACGTCGACGTCGTCGTCACCAACCACTCCTTCATGGCGATCGACGCCTTCGAGGGTCGCCACCTCCTGCCGCCGCACGACGTCCTCGTCGTCGACGAGGCCCACGAGCTCGTCGACCGGGTCACCTCGACGATCACCGACGAGCTGACCGCCGGGGCGATCCGGGGCGCGGCGAAGCGGGCCGGGAAGATGGTCGACTCCACCGACGAGCTCGAGGACCTGGCGGTCGCGCTCGAGTCTCAGCTCGAGGAGGCCCCCGAGGGGCGGATGCGTGCCGGTCTGCCCGACGCGCTGGCCCTGACCGTGGGGCGGCTCCGCGAGGTGAGCCGCGGTCTGCTCACCGAGCTCAAGCCGGAGAAGGGCGCCGACGTCGACGGCGGCCGCCAGGTCGCCCTCGCCGCGATGGAGGCCCTCTTCGACGTCGCCGGCCGCATCCTCGAGGAGCGCGACCTCGACGTCGTCTGGCTCTCGAAGGACCCCCGCCGCGGCCCGGTCCTGCGCGTCGCCCCGATGAGCGTCGCGATGCTCGTCCGCGACAAGATCTTCGAGGACGACTCACCATCCGAGGCAGGCGAGGAGGGACCGACGAGTCGCACCGTCGTCCTCACCTCCGCCACCCTCGAGCTCGGCGGCACCTTCGACGCAGTCGCCGGCACCCTCGGGCTGCGCGGCGAGGGCGCGCCACCCTGGCGAGGACTCGACGTCGGGTCCCCCTTCGCCTATCCCGAGCAAGCGATCGCCTACGTCGCCGAGCACCTCCCCGCCCCGGGCCGTGACGGGCTGGCCCCGCAGACGCTCGACGAGATCGAGGAGCTCGTCCGGGCCGCGGGCGGGCGCACCCTCGGCCTCTTCTCCTCGATGCGCGCCGCCCGTGAGGCGTCCGAGGCGATGCGCGAGCGGCTGGGTGACGACTACCCGGTCCTGTGCCAGGGGGAGGACCAGATCACCACCCTCGTGCGTGAGTTCGCCAAGGACCCCCGGACCTGCCTCTTCGGCACGCTCACCCTCTGGCAGGGCGTCGACGTGCCGGGCAGCAGCTGCCAGCTCGTGCTCATCGACCGCATCCCCTTCCCGCGCCCCGACGACCCGCTGTCCTCCGCCCGCGCCGAGGAGATCGGGCGACGGGGCGGCAACGGCTTCATGGCCGTCTCGGCGACGCACGCCGCGCTGCGGCTGGCCCAGGGCGCCGGCCGGCTCGTCCGGCGCGGTGACGACCGCGGGGTGGTCGCCTTCCTCGACCACCGGATGGTCAAGGCGCGCTACGCCGGCTTCCTCCAGCGCTCGCTCCCGCCCTTCTGGCCGACGACCGACAAGCAGCTCGTGCTCGGGGCGCTGCGTCGGCTCGACGAGACGGCGCCGCCGCCGATGCCCGTCGCCGACCCCGCGCGGCGCGGCCTCACCGGCGCGGTCGTCGCCGGTGGCGTGGCGGCGAGCACGGATGCCGACGGTGCGGAGCACCCTCGGCCGGTCGCGGTCGACCCGGGTCCCGCAGGCGGCGCCCGTACCGCGGTGACCAAGGGGGTGGGCTGGGGGCAGCAGGACGACGACGAGCTGCGCGACGGTGCCGATCTCGGCCTGACCCTCGAGGAGCTCGTCCGGCAGAGCGGGCGCAGCGCCGAGTCGGTCCGGGCGAGGGCCACCGCCCTCGGCCTCGAGGTGCCGGACTGA